In Falco naumanni isolate bFalNau1 chromosome 5, bFalNau1.pat, whole genome shotgun sequence, the following are encoded in one genomic region:
- the LOC121088287 gene encoding butyrophilin subfamily 2 member A1-like isoform X2 yields MGLSGQVTAVIFTFVLVSPHHPTAGVGHDPLLVLDGYEDSGIRMKCFSERLFAQVQLLWTDGRGDNVTGTPLTTGTTTGNAGSSIILKPGSGNSMSCKIIDKLLKTSTESSVVIADVFFPATSPWLTAFVMLLLLSVFLVIAAIYKLRKNEKTIIREKNAQTEIKKEIEELKEKLAEEQQRCQKESQDISATIEKLQNEMEFRRAQSKAVTITLDETCLHPNTTSKTYHQPTLSSHHEIPPNTVVVATEGFFEKKHYWEVEVGDKPEWELGVVREDVRWKLRNKAISTFLEGSLFSLQFSQGEYSLTGGKVVGSHIPCRMVGVLLDQQSDVLSFFHVEEKCHLASVPLNSSGKFYPFFSSGSNGK; encoded by the exons ATGGGGCTCTCAGGCCAGGTGACGGCAGTCATCTTCACCTTCGTGTTGGTTTCTCCACATCACCCCACCGCAG GTGTTGGCCATGACCCGTTGCTTGTCTTGGATGGTTACGAGGACAGCGGTATTCGAATGAAATGTTTCTCCGAGAGGTTGTTTGCCCAAGTCCAGCTGTTGTGGACAGATGGTAGAGGAGACAATGTTACCGGAACTCCTCTCACCACTGGTACCACCACCGGTAATGCCGGCAGCTCCATCATTCTAAAACCAGGATCTGGAAACTCTATGTCCTGCAAAATAATTGATAAACTGTTGAAAACATCCACAGAGTCTTCTGTCGTTATTGCGG atgtcttcttccctgccacctccccttGGCTGACGGCGTTTGTCATGCTCCTGCTCTTGAGCGTATTCCTGGTGATCGCCGCGATTTATAAGCTCAGAA AGAACGAGAAGACGATCATCCGTGAAA AAAATGCGCAAACGGAAATCAAAAAAG AGATTGAGGAACTCAAGGAAAAACTGG ctgaGGAGCAACAGAGGTGCCAGAAgg AAAGTCAAGACATATCTGCCACAATCG aaaaactccAGAATGAAATGG AGTTCAGGAGGGCCCAAAGCAAGGCAG TCACCATCACCCTGGATGAGACCTGCCTCCATCCCAACACCACCAGTAAGACGTACCACCAACCCACGCTCTCCAGCCACCATGAGATCCCACCCAACACGGTGGTGGTGGCCACCGAAGGCTTTTTCGAGAAGAAACATTACTGGGAAGTGGAGGTGGGTGACAAACCGgagtgggagctgggggtggtGCGTGAGGATGTCCGGTGGAAACTGCGGAACAAAGCCATTAGTACTTTCCTGGAGGGGAGCTTATTCAGTCTCCAGTTTTCCCAGGGAGAGTACAGCTTGACTGGTGGGAAGGTGGTGGGAAGTCACATCCCCTGCAGGATGGTCGGCGTTCTCCTGGATCAGCAATCAGATGTCCTCTCCTTCTTTCACGTTGAAGAAAAGTGCCACCTTGCGTCTGTCCCTCTTAATTCTTCCGGGAAATTCTACCCGTTCTTCAGCTCAGGCTCCAATGGCAAATAA
- the LOC121088287 gene encoding butyrophilin subfamily 2 member A1-like isoform X1: MVHCCLGMGLSGQVTAVIFTFVLVSPHHPTAGVGHDPLLVLDGYEDSGIRMKCFSERLFAQVQLLWTDGRGDNVTGTPLTTGTTTGNAGSSIILKPGSGNSMSCKIIDKLLKTSTESSVVIADVFFPATSPWLTAFVMLLLLSVFLVIAAIYKLRKNEKTIIREKNAQTEIKKEIEELKEKLAEEQQRCQKESQDISATIEKLQNEMEFRRAQSKAVTITLDETCLHPNTTSKTYHQPTLSSHHEIPPNTVVVATEGFFEKKHYWEVEVGDKPEWELGVVREDVRWKLRNKAISTFLEGSLFSLQFSQGEYSLTGGKVVGSHIPCRMVGVLLDQQSDVLSFFHVEEKCHLASVPLNSSGKFYPFFSSGSNGK; the protein is encoded by the exons ATGGTGCACTGCTGCTTGG GTATGGGGCTCTCAGGCCAGGTGACGGCAGTCATCTTCACCTTCGTGTTGGTTTCTCCACATCACCCCACCGCAG GTGTTGGCCATGACCCGTTGCTTGTCTTGGATGGTTACGAGGACAGCGGTATTCGAATGAAATGTTTCTCCGAGAGGTTGTTTGCCCAAGTCCAGCTGTTGTGGACAGATGGTAGAGGAGACAATGTTACCGGAACTCCTCTCACCACTGGTACCACCACCGGTAATGCCGGCAGCTCCATCATTCTAAAACCAGGATCTGGAAACTCTATGTCCTGCAAAATAATTGATAAACTGTTGAAAACATCCACAGAGTCTTCTGTCGTTATTGCGG atgtcttcttccctgccacctccccttGGCTGACGGCGTTTGTCATGCTCCTGCTCTTGAGCGTATTCCTGGTGATCGCCGCGATTTATAAGCTCAGAA AGAACGAGAAGACGATCATCCGTGAAA AAAATGCGCAAACGGAAATCAAAAAAG AGATTGAGGAACTCAAGGAAAAACTGG ctgaGGAGCAACAGAGGTGCCAGAAgg AAAGTCAAGACATATCTGCCACAATCG aaaaactccAGAATGAAATGG AGTTCAGGAGGGCCCAAAGCAAGGCAG TCACCATCACCCTGGATGAGACCTGCCTCCATCCCAACACCACCAGTAAGACGTACCACCAACCCACGCTCTCCAGCCACCATGAGATCCCACCCAACACGGTGGTGGTGGCCACCGAAGGCTTTTTCGAGAAGAAACATTACTGGGAAGTGGAGGTGGGTGACAAACCGgagtgggagctgggggtggtGCGTGAGGATGTCCGGTGGAAACTGCGGAACAAAGCCATTAGTACTTTCCTGGAGGGGAGCTTATTCAGTCTCCAGTTTTCCCAGGGAGAGTACAGCTTGACTGGTGGGAAGGTGGTGGGAAGTCACATCCCCTGCAGGATGGTCGGCGTTCTCCTGGATCAGCAATCAGATGTCCTCTCCTTCTTTCACGTTGAAGAAAAGTGCCACCTTGCGTCTGTCCCTCTTAATTCTTCCGGGAAATTCTACCCGTTCTTCAGCTCAGGCTCCAATGGCAAATAA
- the LOC121088287 gene encoding butyrophilin subfamily 3 member A3-like isoform X4: MKCFSERLFAQVQLLWTDGRGDNVTGTPLTTGTTTGNAGSSIILKPGSGNSMSCKIIDKLLKTSTESSVVIADVFFPATSPWLTAFVMLLLLSVFLVIAAIYKLRKNEKTIIREKNAQTEIKKEIEELKEKLAEEQQRCQKESQDISATIEKLQNEMEFRRAQSKAVTITLDETCLHPNTTSKTYHQPTLSSHHEIPPNTVVVATEGFFEKKHYWEVEVGDKPEWELGVVREDVRWKLRNKAISTFLEGSLFSLQFSQGEYSLTGGKVVGSHIPCRMVGVLLDQQSDVLSFFHVEEKCHLASVPLNSSGKFYPFFSSGSNGK, encoded by the exons ATGAAATGTTTCTCCGAGAGGTTGTTTGCCCAAGTCCAGCTGTTGTGGACAGATGGTAGAGGAGACAATGTTACCGGAACTCCTCTCACCACTGGTACCACCACCGGTAATGCCGGCAGCTCCATCATTCTAAAACCAGGATCTGGAAACTCTATGTCCTGCAAAATAATTGATAAACTGTTGAAAACATCCACAGAGTCTTCTGTCGTTATTGCGG atgtcttcttccctgccacctccccttGGCTGACGGCGTTTGTCATGCTCCTGCTCTTGAGCGTATTCCTGGTGATCGCCGCGATTTATAAGCTCAGAA AGAACGAGAAGACGATCATCCGTGAAA AAAATGCGCAAACGGAAATCAAAAAAG AGATTGAGGAACTCAAGGAAAAACTGG ctgaGGAGCAACAGAGGTGCCAGAAgg AAAGTCAAGACATATCTGCCACAATCG aaaaactccAGAATGAAATGG AGTTCAGGAGGGCCCAAAGCAAGGCAG TCACCATCACCCTGGATGAGACCTGCCTCCATCCCAACACCACCAGTAAGACGTACCACCAACCCACGCTCTCCAGCCACCATGAGATCCCACCCAACACGGTGGTGGTGGCCACCGAAGGCTTTTTCGAGAAGAAACATTACTGGGAAGTGGAGGTGGGTGACAAACCGgagtgggagctgggggtggtGCGTGAGGATGTCCGGTGGAAACTGCGGAACAAAGCCATTAGTACTTTCCTGGAGGGGAGCTTATTCAGTCTCCAGTTTTCCCAGGGAGAGTACAGCTTGACTGGTGGGAAGGTGGTGGGAAGTCACATCCCCTGCAGGATGGTCGGCGTTCTCCTGGATCAGCAATCAGATGTCCTCTCCTTCTTTCACGTTGAAGAAAAGTGCCACCTTGCGTCTGTCCCTCTTAATTCTTCCGGGAAATTCTACCCGTTCTTCAGCTCAGGCTCCAATGGCAAATAA
- the LOC121088287 gene encoding butyrophilin subfamily 2 member A1-like isoform X3: protein MVHCCLGMGLSGQVTAVIFTFVLVSPHHPTAGVGHDPLLVLDGYEDSGIRMKCFSERLFAQVQLLWTDGRGDNVTGTPLTTGTTTGNAGSSIILKPGSGNSMSCKIIDKLLKTSTESSVVIADVFFPATSPWLTAFVMLLLLSVFLVIAAIYKLRKNEKTIIREKNAQTEIKKEIEELKEKLAEEQQRCQKESQDISATIEKLQNEMVTITLDETCLHPNTTSKTYHQPTLSSHHEIPPNTVVVATEGFFEKKHYWEVEVGDKPEWELGVVREDVRWKLRNKAISTFLEGSLFSLQFSQGEYSLTGGKVVGSHIPCRMVGVLLDQQSDVLSFFHVEEKCHLASVPLNSSGKFYPFFSSGSNGK from the exons ATGGTGCACTGCTGCTTGG GTATGGGGCTCTCAGGCCAGGTGACGGCAGTCATCTTCACCTTCGTGTTGGTTTCTCCACATCACCCCACCGCAG GTGTTGGCCATGACCCGTTGCTTGTCTTGGATGGTTACGAGGACAGCGGTATTCGAATGAAATGTTTCTCCGAGAGGTTGTTTGCCCAAGTCCAGCTGTTGTGGACAGATGGTAGAGGAGACAATGTTACCGGAACTCCTCTCACCACTGGTACCACCACCGGTAATGCCGGCAGCTCCATCATTCTAAAACCAGGATCTGGAAACTCTATGTCCTGCAAAATAATTGATAAACTGTTGAAAACATCCACAGAGTCTTCTGTCGTTATTGCGG atgtcttcttccctgccacctccccttGGCTGACGGCGTTTGTCATGCTCCTGCTCTTGAGCGTATTCCTGGTGATCGCCGCGATTTATAAGCTCAGAA AGAACGAGAAGACGATCATCCGTGAAA AAAATGCGCAAACGGAAATCAAAAAAG AGATTGAGGAACTCAAGGAAAAACTGG ctgaGGAGCAACAGAGGTGCCAGAAgg AAAGTCAAGACATATCTGCCACAATCG aaaaactccAGAATGAAATGG TCACCATCACCCTGGATGAGACCTGCCTCCATCCCAACACCACCAGTAAGACGTACCACCAACCCACGCTCTCCAGCCACCATGAGATCCCACCCAACACGGTGGTGGTGGCCACCGAAGGCTTTTTCGAGAAGAAACATTACTGGGAAGTGGAGGTGGGTGACAAACCGgagtgggagctgggggtggtGCGTGAGGATGTCCGGTGGAAACTGCGGAACAAAGCCATTAGTACTTTCCTGGAGGGGAGCTTATTCAGTCTCCAGTTTTCCCAGGGAGAGTACAGCTTGACTGGTGGGAAGGTGGTGGGAAGTCACATCCCCTGCAGGATGGTCGGCGTTCTCCTGGATCAGCAATCAGATGTCCTCTCCTTCTTTCACGTTGAAGAAAAGTGCCACCTTGCGTCTGTCCCTCTTAATTCTTCCGGGAAATTCTACCCGTTCTTCAGCTCAGGCTCCAATGGCAAATAA